One Flavobacterium sp. 90 DNA segment encodes these proteins:
- a CDS encoding LacI family DNA-binding transcriptional regulator, with the protein MNDTKLIDIASVLGISVTTVSKALKGYTDISKSTRARVIEMAETMNYMPNSVAVNLRTNETKTIGVIIPATVHHFFSSVLNGILEEAEKRGYLVIILQSNEKYELEKKQLALLIQKRVDGVLMSLSNETDDFTHINEAIRKNTPVVLFDKIAKRVDCSKVVINDAKAAYDAVTYLINKGYKRIAHFRGSYVPQNSIDRFLGYKRALEAHGIEYDSKLVYVCDNNTDFEDGYENAQKIMTENPDIDAIFAITDLVAIGIIKYFNEAGIKTPEQVAVFGFSNWFMSTVISPKLTTIDQPGFEMGHQAVSLLIDEIMDIKEHRPVTHQIIELPTRIIERESTVK; encoded by the coding sequence ATGAATGACACAAAATTAATAGATATAGCCTCGGTATTAGGAATTTCGGTTACAACGGTTTCAAAAGCGTTAAAAGGATATACGGATATTAGTAAATCGACGCGCGCCAGAGTTATAGAAATGGCCGAAACGATGAACTATATGCCTAATTCTGTAGCGGTAAACCTTCGAACTAATGAAACCAAAACAATTGGCGTCATTATTCCCGCTACGGTTCATCATTTTTTTTCGAGCGTATTAAATGGTATTCTGGAAGAAGCCGAAAAAAGAGGTTATCTGGTCATTATATTACAATCTAACGAAAAGTACGAACTCGAGAAAAAGCAACTTGCTCTTTTAATTCAAAAACGAGTTGACGGAGTTTTAATGTCACTTTCAAATGAAACCGATGATTTCACTCATATAAATGAAGCGATTCGGAAAAATACTCCTGTTGTTCTTTTTGATAAAATTGCCAAAAGAGTTGATTGTTCTAAAGTTGTTATCAATGATGCAAAAGCGGCTTATGATGCCGTAACGTATCTTATTAATAAAGGATACAAAAGAATCGCACATTTTAGAGGTTCTTATGTTCCGCAGAATTCTATTGATCGCTTTTTAGGTTACAAAAGAGCGCTCGAAGCTCACGGAATTGAATACGATTCGAAATTGGTTTATGTTTGTGATAACAATACTGATTTTGAAGATGGTTATGAAAATGCTCAAAAAATAATGACCGAAAATCCGGATATCGATGCCATTTTTGCGATTACAGATTTGGTCGCCATCGGGATTATAAAATATTTTAATGAAGCTGGAATAAAAACTCCGGAACAGGTTGCGGTTTTTGGCTTTAGTAATTGGTTTATGAGTACGGTTATTTCGCCAAAACTAACAACAATTGACCAACCTGGATTCGAAATGGGACATCAGGCCGTTTCGCTTTTAATCGATGAAATTATGGACATCAAAGAACATCGACCGGTCACACATCAAATTATTGAACTTCCTACAAGAATCATTGAAAGAGAATCGACCGTTAAATGA
- a CDS encoding 2-oxoglutarate dehydrogenase E1 component produces MDRFSFLNAAHTEFFAQLYDQYLVNPDSVEPSWRSFFQGFDFGQTTYNDENPVQQIVEYVTSDNTDYSKVSEKLQKEFNVLKLIDGYRTRGHLFTKTNPVRDRRTSSPTLDIENFGLTTADLSTVFDAAQTIGIPPSSLEAIVNRLKAIYCQHIGIEYMYIRNPGVVKWIQEKLAVNVNQPNFSSEEKKTILDKLNQAVSFENFLHTKYVGQKRFSLEGGESIIPALDALIEQAAEKGVEQFVMGMAHRGRLNVLANIFGKSTQDIFGEFDGKDYDQEYFDGDVKYHLGLTADKKTRSGKSININLAPNPSHLETVGAVIEGITRAKQDKYYADDFSKVLPIAVHGDAAIAGQGILYEIIQMAQLDGYKTGGTIHIVINNQVGFTTNYLDARSSTYCTDVAKVTLSPVLHVNADDAEAVVHAVSFALDYRMQFGRDVFIDLLGYRKYGHNEGDEPRFTQPVLYKIIAKHKNPRDIYAEKLLSDGVIDASYVNALEKEYKSTMEVNLEASRKKDLTIITPFMKNEWDGFVQVTDTQMLEKVNTSFDKKGLDSIINTISTLPADKKFISKITKIVTDRKTGYDNNTVDWGTAEALAYGSLLTEGFDVRISGQDVERGTFSHRHAVVKVEDSEEEVILLNTIENKKGKFGVFNSLLSEYGVLGFDYGYALANPNALTIWEAQFGDFSNGAQIMIDQYISCGEDKWNNQNGIVLLLPHGYEGQGAEHSSARMERYLQLCARQNMYVADCTTPANFFHLLRRQMKTNFRKPLVVFSPKSLLRDPRCVSTVEELATGSFQETIDDNTVDKKAVKTLVFVTGKFYYDIVAERENNGRNDVAVVRIEQLFPLPVEQLKAIIAQYPNADDYVWAQEEPKNMGAYSFMLMNFDLVKWRLASLKAYAAPASGSYTRAKRRHADAIRMVFDKNLFR; encoded by the coding sequence ATGGATAGGTTTTCATTTTTAAATGCAGCGCATACAGAGTTTTTCGCACAATTATATGATCAGTATTTAGTAAATCCAGATAGCGTTGAGCCAAGCTGGAGAAGTTTTTTTCAAGGTTTCGACTTTGGACAAACGACTTATAATGACGAAAATCCAGTTCAACAAATTGTTGAATATGTGACTAGCGACAACACAGATTACAGTAAAGTTTCAGAAAAACTACAAAAAGAATTCAACGTTCTAAAATTAATTGATGGATACCGCACAAGAGGACATTTGTTTACAAAAACAAATCCTGTTCGTGACCGTAGAACTTCGTCTCCTACTTTAGATATCGAAAATTTTGGATTAACAACTGCTGATCTTTCAACAGTTTTTGATGCTGCTCAAACTATCGGAATACCACCTTCTTCTTTAGAAGCTATCGTAAACCGTCTTAAAGCTATTTACTGCCAACATATTGGTATTGAATACATGTATATCAGAAATCCTGGCGTTGTAAAATGGATTCAGGAAAAATTAGCTGTTAATGTTAATCAGCCTAATTTCTCTTCTGAAGAAAAGAAAACTATTTTAGACAAATTAAATCAAGCAGTTTCTTTCGAGAACTTCTTACATACTAAATATGTTGGTCAAAAAAGATTCTCACTAGAAGGTGGAGAATCTATTATTCCGGCTTTAGACGCTTTGATTGAACAAGCTGCTGAAAAAGGTGTTGAACAATTCGTAATGGGAATGGCTCACCGTGGTCGTTTGAACGTTTTGGCAAACATCTTCGGAAAATCAACTCAGGATATCTTTGGCGAATTTGACGGTAAAGATTACGATCAGGAATATTTTGATGGTGACGTAAAATACCACTTAGGTCTTACTGCTGACAAAAAAACAAGATCAGGAAAAAGCATCAATATCAATTTAGCGCCAAACCCTTCGCACTTAGAAACGGTTGGAGCTGTAATTGAAGGAATCACAAGAGCAAAACAAGATAAATATTATGCTGATGATTTCTCTAAAGTATTACCTATCGCCGTTCACGGAGATGCTGCAATCGCAGGGCAAGGAATCTTATACGAAATCATTCAAATGGCACAACTTGACGGTTACAAAACTGGAGGAACAATCCATATTGTAATTAATAACCAAGTTGGTTTTACTACAAACTATTTAGACGCTCGTTCTTCTACTTATTGTACAGACGTTGCCAAAGTAACATTATCGCCAGTATTACACGTAAATGCTGATGATGCTGAAGCTGTTGTACACGCTGTATCTTTTGCATTAGATTACAGAATGCAATTTGGACGTGACGTATTTATCGATCTTTTAGGATACAGAAAATACGGTCATAACGAAGGTGACGAACCTCGTTTTACTCAACCGGTTTTATATAAAATCATCGCTAAACATAAAAATCCTAGAGATATTTATGCTGAGAAATTATTGTCTGACGGCGTAATCGATGCTTCTTATGTAAATGCTTTAGAAAAAGAATACAAATCTACAATGGAAGTGAATTTAGAAGCTTCCCGTAAAAAAGATTTGACAATTATAACTCCATTCATGAAAAACGAATGGGACGGATTTGTTCAGGTAACAGATACGCAAATGCTTGAAAAAGTAAACACTTCTTTTGACAAAAAAGGATTGGATTCTATCATCAATACAATTTCAACTTTACCGGCAGATAAGAAATTTATCAGCAAAATAACTAAAATTGTTACCGATAGAAAAACAGGATATGACAACAACACTGTTGATTGGGGAACTGCAGAAGCTCTAGCTTACGGTTCACTTTTGACAGAAGGATTTGATGTTCGTATTTCTGGTCAGGATGTAGAGCGTGGAACATTCTCTCACCGTCATGCTGTTGTTAAAGTAGAAGATTCTGAAGAAGAAGTAATCTTATTGAATACAATCGAGAACAAAAAAGGAAAATTCGGAGTATTCAACTCTCTTTTATCTGAGTACGGAGTTCTTGGTTTTGATTATGGATATGCATTGGCAAATCCAAATGCATTGACTATTTGGGAAGCACAATTTGGAGATTTCTCTAACGGAGCTCAAATTATGATTGACCAATATATCTCATGTGGTGAAGACAAATGGAACAACCAAAATGGTATCGTTTTATTATTACCTCACGGATATGAAGGTCAAGGTGCAGAACACTCTTCTGCAAGAATGGAGCGTTACTTACAACTTTGTGCAAGACAAAATATGTATGTTGCAGATTGTACAACTCCAGCAAACTTCTTCCACTTATTAAGAAGACAAATGAAAACGAATTTCCGTAAACCTTTGGTAGTTTTCTCTCCAAAAAGTTTATTGCGTGATCCAAGATGTGTTTCTACAGTAGAAGAATTAGCAACAGGAAGTTTCCAGGAAACAATTGACGATAACACGGTAGATAAAAAAGCAGTAAAAACGTTAGTTTTCGTTACTGGTAAATTCTATTATGATATCGTTGCCGAAAGAGAAAACAACGGAAGAAATGACGTTGCAGTTGTTCGTATCGAGCAATTATTCCCTTTACCGGTTGAGCAATTAAAAGCAATCATTGCACAATATCCAAATGCAGATGATTATGTTTGGGCTCAGGAAGAACCTAAAAACATGGGAGCTTACAGCTTTATGTTAATGAACTTTGATCTTGTAAAATGGAGATTAGCTTCGTTAAAAGCTTACGCAGCACCAGCATCAGGAAGTTACACACGTGCAAAACGTCGTCATGCAGATGCAATTAGAATGGTTTTCGATAAAAATTTATTCAGATAA
- the odhB gene encoding 2-oxoglutarate dehydrogenase complex dihydrolipoyllysine-residue succinyltransferase, with translation MILEMKVPSPGESIKEVEIATWLVKDGDYVEKDQAIAEVDSDKATLELPAEMSGIITLKAEEGDAVAVGAVVCLIDTDGVKPAGDAPAAPAAEAPKAEAPKAEVKAEAPKAAPVQAPAATSYAAGTPSPAARKILDEKNIAPATVSGTGKGGRITKDDAVNAVPSMGTPTGGSRGTERTKLSMLRRKVAERLVAAKNETAMLTTFNEVNMTPINQIRNEYKDAFKAKHGGLGLGFMSFFTKAVTRALQLYPDVNSMMDGDYKIAYDFADISIAVSGPKGLMVPVVRNAELLTFRGIEAEIKRLALRARDGQITVDDMTGGTFTITNGGVFGSMLSTPIINPPQSGILGMHNIIERPIAVNGKVEIHPMMYVALSYDHRIIDGRESVGFLVAVKEALENPVELLMNGDAKRALEL, from the coding sequence ATGATTTTAGAAATGAAAGTCCCATCACCAGGGGAATCAATAAAAGAAGTTGAAATTGCAACTTGGTTAGTAAAAGACGGAGATTATGTAGAAAAAGATCAAGCTATTGCTGAAGTTGATTCAGATAAAGCAACTCTTGAATTACCGGCTGAAATGAGCGGAATTATTACGCTTAAAGCAGAAGAAGGTGATGCAGTTGCAGTAGGAGCTGTAGTTTGTTTAATTGATACTGACGGTGTAAAACCAGCAGGTGATGCTCCGGCTGCACCAGCGGCTGAAGCTCCAAAAGCAGAAGCACCAAAGGCTGAAGTAAAAGCTGAAGCGCCAAAAGCAGCACCGGTTCAAGCTCCGGCAGCGACAAGTTATGCAGCAGGAACTCCATCTCCGGCAGCAAGAAAAATATTAGACGAAAAAAACATAGCACCAGCAACTGTTTCAGGAACTGGTAAAGGCGGAAGAATCACTAAAGATGATGCTGTAAATGCAGTACCTTCTATGGGAACTCCAACTGGTGGAAGCCGTGGAACTGAGCGTACAAAATTATCAATGTTACGTCGTAAAGTAGCAGAGAGATTAGTCGCCGCTAAAAACGAAACTGCAATGTTAACTACTTTCAATGAAGTTAACATGACACCAATTAACCAAATTCGTAATGAATACAAAGATGCTTTCAAAGCTAAACATGGTGGTTTAGGTTTAGGTTTCATGTCATTCTTTACAAAAGCAGTTACAAGAGCTTTACAATTATATCCAGACGTTAACTCAATGATGGATGGTGACTACAAAATCGCTTACGATTTTGCTGATATCTCAATCGCAGTTTCCGGACCAAAAGGTTTAATGGTTCCTGTTGTTCGTAATGCTGAATTATTGACTTTCCGCGGAATTGAAGCTGAAATTAAAAGATTAGCACTTAGAGCTCGTGACGGTCAAATCACTGTTGACGATATGACTGGAGGAACTTTCACTATTACTAATGGTGGTGTTTTTGGAAGTATGTTGAGTACTCCAATTATCAACCCTCCTCAATCAGGAATTTTAGGAATGCACAATATTATTGAGCGTCCAATTGCTGTAAATGGTAAAGTTGAAATTCACCCAATGATGTATGTCGCTCTTTCTTATGACCACAGAATCATCGACGGACGTGAGTCTGTTGGTTTCTTAGTTGCTGTAAAAGAAGCTTTAGAAAACCCAGTAGAATTATTAATGAATGGCGATGCTAAACGTGCGTTAGAGCTATAA
- a CDS encoding TonB-dependent receptor, producing the protein MKKLHQYLGTLLLMFCLFFLPNNLFAQNKGTISGKVFDDSGVTVPGANVTLKETGKSTITDENGGYSFSNIDAGTYTIIATNVGYKTFEKQIAVKEGESQEVNLLLEGESQSLKEVVVTGSSAPRSKLESSVAITTMGAKAIEDRAPSSTAALLQTIPGFVVEASGGEIGNNLFARGIPSAGAYEYVQIQEDGLPVFEDGALQFANADTFYRLDETVSKMEAVRGGSASIFANNAPGGIINFISKTGQNEFMGRAKFTTSDYGMFRTDLNLSGALIKDKLFFNVGGFYRADNGVRNTGFTANKGGQIKGNITYKFDDNDYLRVNFKHLDDRNTFYLPIPLKSNNGKIEGIPGFNPNYGTLTSVNFSHLNVPQYGGGTFSADLEDGSHPVINSIGAEFKKKISEKVTFKNAFKQTNIDLNYNAIFPNGGPWTQDAYATSVQNTTASNLTYSYVDNGQKLDPNALIMRADLWHIDKKMNNFANNFSFNFDLDPVKLTAGYYYSNWKSNQYWNWNSYLVGVSDNPRLLNVKDNTTGVDHTWNGIERITWLERDAQTKGLLNDIYVDAEIKATDNLTFNAGLRYNKDKYSGYRDNARFFAEDLGILDNNTADDKVTTVKGNPYTYWRYDVSEWSYTAAGNYKFNDNMASYVRYSHGFRSPIEESFYDNAADLSKLENTEVNQFELGYKYSNSFFNVNANLFHMNLKNVAFTDILSDGSSENKFADVNNIGLEVETNARYEIVKLNFTFTVQKPEYDNFTGTNADGSTFDFNGNTARRIPKFFCNLRPEVDITKDLTAYVQFSYYDKKFTNQDNKQVLPAYKEVGAGLNYTYNNLRFAVDASNLFNEIGLTEGDPRQTTSAASDVFMARPILGRAFRFSVAINF; encoded by the coding sequence ATGAAAAAGCTACACCAGTATTTAGGTACATTACTTTTAATGTTTTGCCTGTTTTTTTTACCAAATAATCTATTTGCCCAAAACAAAGGCACTATTTCAGGAAAAGTATTCGACGACAGCGGAGTAACAGTTCCGGGAGCAAATGTGACTCTTAAAGAAACAGGAAAAAGTACGATTACAGATGAAAACGGAGGATATTCATTCTCTAATATCGACGCAGGAACTTATACAATTATTGCAACAAATGTGGGTTACAAAACTTTCGAAAAACAAATTGCAGTAAAAGAAGGAGAATCTCAAGAGGTTAATTTACTTCTTGAAGGAGAATCACAAAGTCTAAAAGAAGTTGTGGTTACAGGATCATCAGCACCAAGATCTAAATTAGAATCGAGCGTTGCCATTACAACAATGGGCGCAAAAGCAATCGAAGACAGAGCGCCATCAAGCACGGCAGCTTTGCTTCAAACGATTCCGGGATTTGTAGTTGAAGCATCTGGAGGAGAAATTGGAAATAACCTTTTTGCAAGAGGAATTCCTTCAGCGGGAGCTTATGAATATGTACAAATTCAGGAAGACGGATTACCGGTTTTTGAAGATGGTGCATTACAATTTGCCAATGCCGATACTTTTTACAGATTAGACGAAACGGTAAGCAAAATGGAAGCTGTTCGTGGAGGTTCGGCATCAATTTTTGCGAATAATGCTCCAGGAGGAATCATCAATTTTATTTCGAAAACAGGTCAGAATGAATTTATGGGAAGAGCAAAATTCACGACTTCAGATTACGGAATGTTCAGAACTGATCTTAATTTATCAGGCGCTTTAATTAAAGATAAATTGTTTTTTAATGTTGGAGGTTTTTATAGAGCCGATAATGGTGTAAGAAACACAGGTTTTACAGCAAATAAAGGCGGACAAATAAAAGGAAACATCACATATAAATTTGATGATAACGATTATTTAAGAGTTAATTTCAAACATCTTGACGACAGAAATACATTCTACTTGCCAATTCCTTTAAAAAGCAATAACGGAAAAATCGAAGGAATTCCAGGTTTTAATCCAAATTATGGAACGTTGACTTCAGTAAATTTCAGTCATTTAAATGTGCCTCAATATGGCGGCGGAACTTTTAGTGCAGATTTAGAAGATGGTTCTCATCCGGTTATAAATTCAATTGGAGCCGAATTTAAAAAGAAAATATCTGAGAAAGTAACTTTCAAAAATGCATTTAAACAAACCAATATCGATTTGAATTACAATGCAATTTTTCCAAATGGAGGACCTTGGACACAAGATGCATATGCAACAAGCGTTCAGAATACAACGGCTAGCAATTTGACTTATTCTTATGTAGATAACGGACAAAAATTAGATCCAAATGCTTTAATTATGAGAGCGGATCTTTGGCATATCGACAAAAAGATGAACAATTTTGCGAATAATTTCTCTTTCAATTTTGATTTAGATCCTGTGAAATTAACTGCTGGTTATTACTATTCAAACTGGAAATCAAACCAATATTGGAACTGGAATTCTTATTTAGTAGGCGTTTCAGATAATCCGAGATTGTTGAACGTAAAAGACAATACAACCGGAGTTGATCACACTTGGAACGGAATTGAAAGAATCACTTGGTTAGAAAGAGACGCACAAACCAAAGGTCTTTTGAATGATATTTATGTTGATGCAGAAATTAAAGCTACAGATAATTTGACTTTCAATGCAGGTTTAAGATACAACAAAGACAAATATTCAGGTTACAGAGACAACGCCAGATTTTTTGCTGAAGATTTAGGAATTTTAGACAACAATACGGCTGATGATAAGGTTACTACTGTAAAAGGAAATCCTTATACGTATTGGAGATATGATGTAAGCGAATGGTCTTATACAGCGGCAGGAAATTATAAATTCAATGATAATATGGCTTCATATGTTCGTTACAGCCACGGTTTTAGATCACCAATCGAAGAGTCTTTTTATGATAATGCAGCCGATTTAAGCAAATTAGAAAATACAGAAGTAAATCAGTTTGAGTTAGGTTATAAATATTCTAATTCATTCTTTAATGTGAATGCCAATTTATTTCACATGAACTTGAAAAACGTTGCTTTTACAGATATTTTATCTGACGGATCTTCTGAGAATAAATTTGCCGATGTAAACAATATTGGTCTTGAAGTAGAAACAAATGCGAGATATGAAATCGTAAAACTGAATTTTACTTTCACAGTTCAAAAACCAGAATACGACAATTTTACAGGAACAAATGCAGACGGTTCGACTTTTGATTTTAACGGAAATACAGCACGAAGAATTCCTAAATTCTTCTGTAACTTAAGACCGGAAGTTGATATTACAAAAGATCTTACAGCTTATGTTCAGTTTTCTTATTACGATAAAAAATTCACGAATCAGGATAACAAACAAGTTTTACCTGCTTATAAAGAAGTTGGAGCAGGTTTAAATTACACGTATAATAATCTTCGTTTTGCGGTTGATGCTTCGAACTTATTCAACGAAATTGGTTTAACAGAAGGAGATCCGAGACAAACAACATCTGCGGCAAGCGATGTGTTTATGGCAAGACCTATTTTAGGACGCGCGTTTAGATTTTCTGTAGCGATTAATTTCTAA
- a CDS encoding ribonuclease E inhibitor RraB has protein sequence MKKYFAILFGVLLGSSSCQQKETKNVDVKKQAQIDANLGVINSLRNGGDKLTASREVFHWIYFKDEKQRNNYLTEVSKKGFELVSSNKINDKFPYQLQIKRIDKVDENSVNDYVIYLWEKAIEYNGDYDGWETNIEKT, from the coding sequence ATGAAAAAATATTTTGCTATTCTTTTTGGAGTTCTTCTTGGAAGTTCTTCCTGTCAACAAAAGGAAACAAAAAACGTTGATGTTAAAAAACAAGCTCAAATAGATGCAAATCTTGGAGTGATAAATTCTTTGCGTAATGGTGGTGATAAGCTAACTGCTTCAAGAGAAGTTTTTCACTGGATTTATTTCAAAGATGAAAAACAAAGAAATAATTATTTGACAGAAGTTAGTAAGAAAGGATTTGAGCTAGTGAGTTCAAATAAAATTAATGATAAGTTTCCATATCAATTACAAATAAAAAGGATTGATAAAGTTGATGAAAATAGTGTAAATGATTATGTAATCTATCTATGGGAAAAGGCAATTGAATACAATGGAGATTACGATGGATGGGAAACAAATATAGAAAAAACTTAG
- a CDS encoding MFS transporter, whose translation MKNIGIKISLYLNYFVFAILLNSVGIVILKSQKNYGVDEVQASILEAFKDMPIAIVSFFIASFLPRIGYRKSMLIGLGLVTLACISMYFGNSFDNAKILFATVGVSFALIKVSVYSLIGTVTETKKEHNALMSSIEGFFMVGIALAYFLFPAFNNENDPNSWLNVYWFLAALSFLSFLFLFFVKFKEPEVSAGANLKDDFLQMFRLMAKLLTVIFVISVFLFVMIEQGILSWLPTFNTKVLHLPENISIMMASILAISLAIGRMIAGIVTKKVNWIWVLSVCIFSAMLIVIFVLPKTVGLEVKSINTLSDIPLIGFAFPLIGLFIAPIYPLLNSIVLSALPKNLQSSMTGLIVIFSALGGTLGSRITGWLFKNEGPENAFYFTLIPMSLLLISFFILKKITAKDEI comes from the coding sequence ATGAAAAACATAGGAATTAAAATCTCTCTTTACCTCAATTATTTTGTCTTTGCTATTTTATTAAATAGTGTAGGAATTGTGATTCTAAAATCGCAAAAAAATTACGGAGTAGATGAAGTTCAGGCAAGTATTTTGGAAGCTTTCAAAGACATGCCAATTGCTATTGTGTCCTTTTTTATAGCCTCTTTTTTACCCAGAATAGGCTATAGAAAATCGATGTTAATAGGATTAGGTTTGGTGACTTTGGCTTGTATTTCTATGTATTTTGGAAACTCATTCGACAATGCTAAAATTCTTTTTGCAACTGTTGGAGTTTCATTTGCTTTGATCAAAGTTTCGGTTTATTCGTTAATAGGAACTGTGACTGAAACCAAAAAAGAACACAATGCTTTGATGAGTAGTATCGAAGGTTTTTTTATGGTTGGGATTGCGTTGGCTTACTTTTTATTTCCCGCTTTTAATAACGAAAACGATCCAAATTCATGGCTAAATGTATATTGGTTTTTGGCTGCATTATCGTTCCTGTCCTTTTTGTTTTTATTTTTTGTAAAATTCAAAGAGCCGGAAGTTTCAGCAGGAGCAAATCTTAAAGATGATTTTCTGCAAATGTTCAGATTAATGGCAAAATTACTTACCGTTATTTTTGTAATCAGCGTCTTTTTGTTTGTCATGATTGAACAGGGAATCCTTTCTTGGTTGCCAACATTCAATACAAAAGTGCTTCATTTACCGGAGAATATTAGCATAATGATGGCGAGTATTTTGGCTATTTCATTAGCAATTGGCCGAATGATTGCAGGAATTGTAACCAAAAAAGTCAATTGGATTTGGGTTTTAAGTGTCTGTATTTTTTCAGCAATGCTTATTGTGATTTTTGTATTGCCAAAAACGGTTGGATTAGAAGTTAAAAGTATCAATACACTTTCGGATATACCTTTAATTGGTTTTGCATTTCCTTTAATCGGGTTGTTTATTGCGCCAATTTATCCGCTATTAAATTCCATTGTATTAAGTGCTTTACCCAAGAATTTGCAAAGCTCAATGACCGGATTAATTGTCATATTTTCTGCTCTTGGCGGAACGTTAGGTTCCAGAATAACAGGTTGGCTTTTTAAAAATGAAGGACCGGAAAATGCATTTTACTTTACATTAATTCCAATGTCTTTATTATTAATATCCTTTTTTATTCTCAAAAAAATAACTGCAAAAGATGAAATTTAA